The genomic DNA CTGATTTGAAGATCCAAAAAAGTTCTGTTCAAATTTACAATATAAAAGGACAACTTGTTCGATCTCTTTCTCATAAAGAAGATAGTTTGGAACATCTTTTATTCTGGGATGGTCGTGATAATAATTCGAGAAAAGTTTCCAGCGGAATCTATTTAATGAAAATCGAGATCGAATCACAAGGAATGAAAAAGGAATATTTCCGAAATTGTATTTTCCTGAAATAATAAAACCGATATAATCTCCTTTCATAAGGGAGAACAAAAGAGGATTTTAAAAATTCCTTATAATCTCCCTATAATTTAAGGTAGTCCTTTAAATATCTCTTTTTAAAGTGATTCAAAACCTTCAAGGTTTAGCAAACCTTGAAGGTTTGTAAAAATTGATATAGATAAATAAGAAATGAAACAATGAAAATAAAAAAAATTTTTAATCGAAAATTTATCGAGTTGACAGGTTGTATTCACAATCACAGTCAATATTCATACGATTCGAAAGCTTCGCTGAAAAACATCATCGATTCCGCTAAAAGGAATGGTCTTGATTTTATTACGATCAACGATCATCTGACTTTGAAAGCAAAAAAAGATGAGTTTTTACTTGCGGAAAAAGATATTCAGATAATTGTTGGTTTCGAGATAAATGACGCAGAAAAAAATAATCATTACCTGGTTTTTAATTCAGATGAAATTTTACTAAAAAAACCTGCGAGAGAATATGTGGATCATTATGCAAAAGAAGGAGCGATTGGTTTTGTTGCTCATCCTTTTGAAAAAAGAGTAAGTTCCAAATTTCGAAAATATCCCTGGACTGATAAAAGTAATAATAATTTTGACGGGATCGAGATCTGGAATTTTCTCTCGGAATGGATCGGAAAAGTACATCCAAAACTTAATGGCTTGATCATGATTGTGTTTCCATCTTTTTTTGTGATTAAACCTTTCAAGGAAACTCTTTCTTATTGGGATCAACTAAA from Candidatus Cloacimonadota bacterium includes the following:
- a CDS encoding PHP domain-containing protein, producing MKIKKIFNRKFIELTGCIHNHSQYSYDSKASLKNIIDSAKRNGLDFITINDHLTLKAKKDEFLLAEKDIQIIVGFEINDAEKNNHYLVFNSDEILLKKPAREYVDHYAKEGAIGFVAHPFEKRVSSKFRKYPWTDKSNNNFDGIEIWNFLSEWIGKVHPKLNGLIMIVFPSFFVIKPFKETLSYWDQLNNSGKKISAIGSIDAHEEEYKILGLKFKFLTHNALFKTIRTNILLPEKTEINDQNILQALKKGNSYMVNYKRGTPYNFYAGISNSKEESAIFGEEIKFQENLKFYYNLPSMARTKLIKNGKKIKSRFDNKGAFEIKEKGNYRLEITRFGRGWIYTNNIYAV
- a CDS encoding T9SS type A sorting domain-containing protein, with protein sequence DLKIQKSSVQIYNIKGQLVRSLSHKEDSLEHLLFWDGRDNNSRKVSSGIYLMKIEIESQGMKKEYFRNCIFLK